The following coding sequences lie in one Arachis hypogaea cultivar Tifrunner chromosome 4, arahy.Tifrunner.gnm2.J5K5, whole genome shotgun sequence genomic window:
- the LOC140184518 gene encoding uncharacterized protein: MRTHKFSGQFSAIVVTVINHERRTVLKGTIEFVSLSSKQNWKSYFQLETLTPIIRNKERRKGGIRGRREIGKGGGTVLRPAAAITGERERDLGKAEESGEEDRTGVLCLIAAVASLSDRGERESAFAEGAMGESDERKPGLGGRRHRRASSLPSLEIWSSPPIVLEPPSTAAVPAAVKPRLAPPKLLPPLSLRKLTGVAVGCRRSIWFCFELLSRVRGCRGQCCGCQEYQGHLVILSCIEGSPAARAGIHQGDKLVEINGERLNGLDSEAAAQRLRGNAGTTVTVKSTNQKALKKILVAAHDKSQKKVDKAIEDIQKDEGRDTK; encoded by the exons ATGAGGACACATAAATTTTCTGGCCAATTTTCTGCTATTGTGGTCACCGTCATCAATCATGAACGCAGAACAGTCCTTAAAGGGACAATAGAATTTGTCAGCCTCAG TTCAAAacaaaattggaagtcctatttTCAATTAGAAACCCTAACTCCAATAattagaaataaagaaagaagaaaggggggaatcCGAGGGAGAAGGGAGATCGGGAAGGGAGGAGGGACCGTGCTGCGTCCTGCCGCCGCCATCaccggagagagagagagagatctggGGAAAGCAGAGGAGAGCGGAGAAGAAGATCGCACCGGCGTGCTGTGCCTCATCGCCGCCGTCGCGTCGTTGTCGGAccgtggagagagagagagcgcgtTCGCGGAGGGAGCCATGGGAGAGAGTGACGAGCGCAAGCCAGGACTGGGAGGGAGAAGGCATCGTCGTGCATCCTCGTTGCCGTCGCTGGAGATCTGGTCGTCGCCGCCGATCGTCCTTGAGCCGC CTTCAACCGCCGCCGTTCCTGCCGCCGTCAAGCCTCGGTTAGCACCGCCGAAGCTCCTGCCACCACTGTCGTTGAGGAAGCTCACCGGAGTTGCTGTAGGCTGCCGCCGCTCTATCTGGTTCTGTTTTGAGTTGCTCAGCCGTGTTCGTGGCTGCCGGGGACAGTGTTGTGGCTGCCAGGAGTACCAAGGACATTTG GTTATTTTATCCTGCATTGAAGGCAGTCCAGCTGCTCGTGCTGGTATTCATCAAGGGGATAAGTTGGTTGAGATAAATG GGGAGAGGCTTAATGGCCTTGATAGTGAAGCTGCAGCACAGAGGCTTCGAGGGAATGCTGGAACCACCGTTACAGTAAAG AGTACTAACCAGAAAGCT